The following are encoded together in the Microterricola viridarii genome:
- a CDS encoding enoyl-CoA hydratase/isomerase family protein — translation MAAPTLRIEAERPDRLHVVLDRPGVRNAIDAAMVDELHVVCAQLEAVPRILILSGAGGVFASGADIAELRDRRREDALAGINSRLFGRIAALPMPVIAAIDGWALGGGAELAYAADFRIASTTARIGNPETSLGILAAAGASWRLAELVGEPVAKEILLAGRVLNAEEALALRLVTEVHEPDQLDAAANALADRIAKQDPHAVQATKRVFHASRADHPAVDEQAQAVLFESPAKFALMDAFLARRKKK, via the coding sequence ATGGCCGCCCCGACGCTCCGCATCGAGGCCGAACGCCCCGACCGGCTGCACGTCGTGCTCGACCGGCCCGGCGTGCGGAACGCGATCGATGCGGCGATGGTCGACGAGCTGCACGTCGTGTGCGCCCAGCTCGAGGCCGTTCCCCGGATCCTCATCCTCAGCGGCGCCGGCGGTGTCTTCGCCTCGGGCGCCGATATCGCCGAGCTGCGCGATCGCCGCCGCGAAGACGCCCTGGCCGGCATCAATTCCCGGCTCTTCGGCCGGATCGCCGCCCTGCCGATGCCCGTCATCGCGGCCATCGACGGCTGGGCGCTCGGCGGCGGGGCCGAGCTCGCCTACGCCGCCGACTTCCGCATCGCCAGCACGACCGCGCGCATCGGCAACCCGGAAACCTCGCTCGGCATCTTGGCTGCGGCCGGCGCCAGCTGGCGCCTTGCCGAGCTTGTGGGCGAGCCGGTGGCCAAGGAGATCCTGCTCGCCGGCCGGGTCCTGAACGCCGAGGAGGCGCTCGCCCTGCGCCTGGTCACCGAGGTGCACGAGCCGGACCAGCTCGACGCCGCGGCCAACGCCCTCGCCGACCGCATCGCCAAGCAGGACCCCCATGCCGTGCAGGCAACAAAGCGGGTGTTCCACGCTTCGCGCGCCGACCACCCCGCCGTGGACGAGCAGGCCCAGGCCGTGCTGTTCGAGTCCCCGGCGAAATTCGCCCTGATGGATGCCTTCCTGGCGAGACGGAAGAAGAAATGA
- the paaA gene encoding 1,2-phenylacetyl-CoA epoxidase subunit PaaA — protein sequence MRQLHAAHEPDDDPDGSGQRRFDELIAADSRIEPSDWMPAAYRKTLVRQISQHANSEIIGMQPEGNWITRAPSLKRKAILMAKVQDEAGHGLYLYSAAQTLGTDRDTMFEHLITGKAKYSSIFNYTTPTWADMGSIGWLVDGAAICNQVPLCRASYGPYGRAMVRICKEESFHQRQGFEILLELMRGTPAQREMAQESVNRWYAPALMMFGPPDADSPNSQQSMAWKIKRFSNDELRQRFVDMLVPQAEILGVTLPDPDLKWNQERGHYDFGELDWNEFTEVLAGRGPANAIRVSRRRAAHENGEWVREAARAYADKQASLAAAQAPTHEWMAS from the coding sequence CTGCGCCAGCTGCACGCGGCACACGAACCGGACGACGATCCGGACGGTTCTGGCCAGCGCCGCTTCGACGAGCTCATCGCCGCCGACAGCCGCATCGAGCCGAGCGACTGGATGCCGGCCGCCTACCGCAAGACGCTCGTGCGCCAGATCTCCCAGCACGCGAACTCCGAGATCATCGGCATGCAGCCGGAGGGCAACTGGATCACCCGCGCCCCCAGCCTCAAGCGCAAGGCGATCCTGATGGCGAAGGTGCAGGACGAGGCCGGTCACGGCCTCTACCTCTACTCCGCCGCACAGACGCTCGGCACCGACCGCGACACCATGTTCGAGCACCTCATCACCGGCAAGGCGAAGTACTCCTCGATCTTCAACTACACGACGCCGACCTGGGCCGACATGGGCTCGATCGGCTGGCTCGTCGACGGCGCCGCGATCTGCAACCAGGTGCCGCTCTGCCGCGCCTCCTACGGGCCGTACGGGCGCGCCATGGTGCGCATCTGCAAGGAAGAGTCCTTCCACCAGCGCCAGGGCTTCGAGATTCTGCTGGAGCTCATGCGAGGCACCCCCGCGCAGCGCGAGATGGCGCAGGAATCGGTGAACCGTTGGTACGCCCCCGCGCTGATGATGTTCGGCCCGCCCGACGCCGACTCCCCCAACTCGCAGCAGAGCATGGCGTGGAAGATTAAGCGTTTCAGCAACGACGAACTGCGCCAGCGCTTCGTCGACATGCTCGTTCCCCAGGCCGAGATCCTCGGCGTGACACTGCCGGACCCCGACCTCAAGTGGAACCAGGAGCGCGGCCACTACGACTTCGGCGAGCTCGACTGGAACGAGTTCACCGAGGTGCTCGCCGGCCGTGGGCCCGCCAACGCGATCCGGGTCTCCCGCCGGCGCGCCGCCCACGAGAACGGCGAGTGGGTGCGCGAGGCAGCCCGCGCCTACGCCGACAAGCAAGCGAGCCTGGCCGCGGCCCAGGCCCCGACCCACGAATGGATGGCATCATGA
- a CDS encoding PPOX class F420-dependent oxidoreductase — MTTPPFEELALSDLASESYVLLTTFRKNGEGVSTPVWIAQSSDGQLLVTTGANSGKVKRILNDPRIELVACDARGGIRGTAAPVQAHAEIASDAETRALTDAALKAKYGLQFTAIRLANRLSALKNSAKKKKKSAEKSGAKHSGSVALRITVVSTEQRVDV; from the coding sequence ATGACGACTCCCCCATTCGAAGAGCTGGCACTCTCAGATCTGGCCTCCGAGAGCTATGTACTTCTGACGACATTCCGGAAGAACGGCGAAGGTGTCTCGACGCCGGTCTGGATCGCGCAGAGCTCCGACGGTCAGCTGCTGGTCACGACGGGCGCGAACTCGGGCAAGGTGAAGCGCATCCTCAATGACCCGCGGATCGAGCTCGTTGCGTGCGACGCCCGCGGCGGCATCCGCGGCACCGCTGCACCGGTTCAGGCGCACGCGGAGATCGCGTCGGATGCGGAGACCCGCGCGCTCACCGATGCGGCGCTGAAGGCGAAGTACGGCCTGCAGTTCACGGCTATCCGTCTGGCGAACAGGCTCAGTGCGCTGAAGAACAGCGCGAAGAAGAAGAAGAAGAGTGCGGAGAAGTCCGGCGCGAAACATTCAGGCAGTGTCGCGCTGCGTATCACGGTCGTTTCGACCGAGCAGCGGGTCGATGTCTAG
- a CDS encoding TetR/AcrR family transcriptional regulator, whose protein sequence is MNQPSKSTSRAPRGGNGRAGRVPYDLDAVLDIAVLAFNEFGYEATSMGVLAERLGTSKSAIYYHVTGKEDLLRRALERALGGLEGILSEPGALEGSPVERLRYVLRGAVLVLADDLPYVTLLLRLRGNTEVEREALERRRAFDHVIAGLVDEARVEGTLRADVDARTTVRLLFGMINSIVEWYKPGGALTPDQLAEDVITVAFEGVRVHDAAPVPTARV, encoded by the coding sequence GTGAACCAGCCATCGAAATCCACGAGCCGGGCGCCCCGCGGCGGCAACGGTCGAGCGGGCCGCGTTCCCTACGACCTCGACGCGGTGCTCGACATCGCTGTGCTGGCGTTCAACGAGTTCGGCTACGAGGCGACCTCCATGGGCGTGCTTGCCGAACGGCTCGGCACCAGCAAATCGGCCATTTATTACCACGTGACCGGCAAGGAAGACCTGCTTCGACGGGCCCTCGAGCGGGCGCTGGGCGGGCTGGAGGGAATCCTCTCCGAGCCGGGCGCCCTCGAGGGCTCACCCGTGGAGCGGCTGCGCTACGTGCTGCGCGGTGCGGTGCTCGTGCTCGCCGACGACCTGCCCTACGTCACCCTCCTGCTGCGCCTGCGTGGCAACACCGAGGTTGAGCGGGAGGCACTGGAGCGCCGCCGGGCCTTCGACCACGTGATCGCCGGGCTCGTCGACGAGGCGCGCGTCGAGGGCACCCTTCGCGCCGACGTCGACGCGCGCACCACGGTGCGCCTGTTGTTCGGCATGATCAACTCGATCGTCGAGTGGTACAAGCCGGGCGGCGCGCTCACCCCTGACCAGCTCGCCGAAGACGTCATCACCGTCGCCTTCGAGGGTGTGCGGGTGCACGACGCCGCGCCCGTGCCGACCGCGCGGGTCTAG
- the paaI gene encoding hydroxyphenylacetyl-CoA thioesterase PaaI — protein sequence MAIDSMEDVRASHEGELRAMLLRDRVAVTLGLQLVVDEPGHAVITMVVRDDMLNGFDVMHGGLIFSLADTAFAVACNEDEQVTLAAGAEISFLRPVRIGQQLTATAVRRTRTGRSGIYDVQVVDEAGHVVAEFRGRSRTTRLPAPAPGNSDGADRGTP from the coding sequence ATGGCGATCGACAGCATGGAAGACGTGCGCGCGTCTCACGAGGGCGAACTCCGGGCCATGCTGCTGCGCGACCGCGTCGCGGTCACGCTCGGGCTGCAGCTCGTCGTGGACGAACCGGGCCACGCCGTCATTACCATGGTCGTGCGCGACGACATGCTGAACGGCTTCGATGTCATGCACGGCGGACTCATCTTCTCGCTGGCCGACACGGCCTTCGCCGTCGCCTGCAACGAAGACGAGCAGGTGACTCTGGCCGCCGGTGCCGAGATCTCCTTCCTCCGCCCCGTCCGGATCGGGCAGCAGCTGACCGCGACCGCGGTCCGGCGCACCCGCACCGGGCGCAGCGGCATTTACGATGTGCAGGTGGTCGATGAGGCCGGCCACGTGGTCGCGGAGTTCCGCGGGCGCAGCCGCACGACACGGCTGCCGGCCCCCGCACCCGGCAACAGCGACGGCGCAGACCGCGGCACGCCGTAG
- a CDS encoding VOC family protein codes for MAITLENVGIAVQDIEAAIAFFTDLGLTVVGRDTVSGEWADTAVGLDGNHAKIALLQTPDGHGRLELFEYINPAAIETSPTLPNEIGMHRVAFSVDDIDEALEIAARHGCYPLRGVANYRDVYKLTYVRGPSGIIVMLAEDLSTS; via the coding sequence ATGGCCATCACATTGGAGAACGTCGGCATCGCTGTTCAGGACATCGAGGCAGCCATCGCCTTCTTCACCGACCTGGGCCTCACGGTCGTCGGCCGCGACACCGTGAGCGGCGAGTGGGCCGACACGGCCGTCGGCCTGGACGGGAACCACGCCAAGATCGCTCTGCTCCAGACACCAGACGGGCACGGCCGCCTGGAGCTCTTCGAGTACATCAACCCCGCCGCGATCGAGACGAGTCCCACTCTCCCCAATGAGATTGGCATGCACCGCGTCGCCTTCTCTGTCGACGACATCGACGAGGCGCTGGAGATCGCCGCGCGGCACGGCTGCTATCCGCTGCGGGGTGTGGCGAACTACCGGGACGTCTACAAGCTGACGTACGTGCGCGGCCCCAGCGGCATCATCGTCATGCTGGCCGAGGACCTCAGCACGAGCTGA
- a CDS encoding acetyl-CoA C-acyltransferase produces MAEAFVVGGVRTPIGRYGSALAEVRPDDLAALVVRELVTRTGIDPAVIDDVIFGAANQAGEDNRNVARMAVLLAGLPETVPGITVNRLCASGLSAVHLATSMVKSGEADVVIAGGVESMTRAPWVLAKPEKAFGRPGELADTSIGWRFTNLEFSKRDKFTMSMPETAEHVGSLEGIGRDEADAFALRSHERALTAIQAGRFAAEIVGVPTKNGNFTVDEGPRADTSLERLASLRPVVRGGSLVTAGNASSLNDGSAAVLIASEDAIARYGLVPRARVLGGASAGVLPEVMGLGPVPATRKLFTRLGLSARELAAVELNEAFATQAIACMRQLDLDEEIVNSDGGAIALGHPLGASGTRILTTLLGRLERAGGGTGLATMCVGVGQGAALAVETV; encoded by the coding sequence ATGGCGGAAGCATTTGTGGTTGGCGGGGTTCGAACTCCCATCGGCAGGTACGGCAGCGCCCTCGCAGAGGTGCGCCCCGACGACCTCGCGGCACTCGTGGTGCGCGAGCTCGTCACCCGCACGGGCATCGACCCGGCGGTCATCGACGACGTCATCTTCGGCGCCGCGAACCAGGCGGGCGAAGACAACCGCAACGTGGCCAGGATGGCGGTGCTGCTCGCCGGCCTGCCCGAGACGGTTCCCGGCATCACCGTCAACCGGCTCTGCGCCTCCGGGCTCTCTGCCGTGCACCTGGCCACCAGCATGGTCAAGTCCGGCGAGGCCGACGTCGTGATCGCCGGCGGGGTCGAGTCCATGACCCGCGCCCCCTGGGTGCTTGCCAAACCGGAGAAGGCGTTCGGCCGCCCCGGTGAGCTGGCAGACACCTCGATCGGCTGGCGCTTCACCAACCTCGAGTTCAGCAAGCGCGACAAGTTCACGATGAGCATGCCGGAGACCGCCGAGCACGTCGGCTCCCTCGAGGGCATCGGCAGGGACGAGGCGGATGCCTTCGCGCTGCGCTCGCACGAGCGCGCCCTGACGGCGATCCAGGCCGGCCGGTTCGCCGCGGAGATCGTCGGCGTGCCCACCAAGAACGGCAACTTCACCGTGGACGAGGGCCCCCGGGCCGACACCTCACTCGAACGTCTCGCCAGCCTGCGCCCTGTGGTGCGCGGAGGCAGCCTCGTCACGGCGGGCAACGCCTCCTCGCTGAATGACGGCTCGGCCGCCGTGCTCATCGCCAGCGAAGACGCCATCGCCCGTTACGGCCTGGTGCCCCGCGCCCGTGTCCTCGGCGGCGCGTCCGCCGGCGTGCTGCCGGAGGTCATGGGGCTCGGCCCCGTCCCGGCGACCCGCAAGCTCTTCACCCGCCTCGGGCTCAGCGCCCGCGAGTTGGCCGCCGTCGAGCTGAACGAGGCCTTCGCCACCCAGGCCATCGCCTGCATGCGCCAACTGGACCTCGACGAGGAGATCGTCAACAGCGACGGCGGAGCGATCGCGCTCGGGCATCCGCTCGGCGCATCGGGAACCCGCATCCTCACCACCCTGCTCGGTCGCCTCGAGCGCGCCGGCGGCGGAACCGGGCTCGCGACGATGTGCGTCGGTGTCGGCCAGGGCGCCGCCCTCGCCGTGGAGACGGTCTGA
- the paaK gene encoding phenylacetate--CoA ligase PaaK, whose amino-acid sequence MTQLSTSQAATPSPSTSRAFAPALAELDAEERMSRDEIEALQLSRLQQTVRHAYQNVPFYTQKFDGVGVHPDDIRELSDLQKLPFTTKEDLRLNYPFGMFAVPRSEVARIHASSGTTGQPTVVGYTKGDLDDWGMLVARSLRAAGIRPGQMVHNAYGYGLFTGGLGAHAGIERLGCTVVPMSGGNTAKQVQLIRDFEPDAILCTPTYLLTIIDALAASGMDPRDSSLAVAVLGAEPWTNEMRSTIEQGLGIDALDIYGLSEVMGPGVGSECIESKDGPHIWEDQFRPEVIDSDTGVPLADGQQGELVFTTLRKQALPIIRYRTHDITTLLPGTARPNMRRIEKITGRNDDMIVLRGVNLFPSQIEEITLAIDGLSPHFELELTRVGRLDRMTVHVEPAQALSAAEGARVIAALEREVKIRVGTTVEVHLAAPGSLERSSGKLKRVYDNRQ is encoded by the coding sequence ATGACTCAGCTGTCCACGTCGCAGGCGGCAACACCGTCGCCCTCCACATCGAGGGCCTTCGCCCCGGCGCTGGCTGAGCTTGACGCCGAAGAGCGGATGTCGCGCGACGAGATAGAGGCCCTGCAGCTGTCCCGGCTGCAGCAGACGGTGCGCCACGCCTACCAGAACGTGCCCTTCTACACCCAGAAGTTTGACGGGGTGGGGGTGCACCCCGACGACATCCGCGAGCTCAGCGACCTGCAGAAGCTGCCGTTCACGACAAAGGAAGACCTGCGGCTGAACTACCCGTTCGGCATGTTCGCCGTGCCGCGCTCTGAGGTCGCGCGCATCCATGCGTCATCCGGCACCACCGGGCAGCCGACAGTGGTCGGCTACACGAAGGGCGACCTGGACGACTGGGGCATGCTCGTCGCGCGCTCGCTGCGCGCCGCTGGCATCCGCCCCGGCCAGATGGTGCACAACGCCTATGGTTACGGGCTGTTCACCGGTGGACTGGGCGCCCACGCCGGCATCGAGCGGCTCGGCTGCACCGTCGTGCCCATGTCGGGCGGCAACACGGCCAAGCAGGTGCAGCTGATCCGCGACTTCGAACCCGACGCGATCCTCTGCACGCCCACCTACCTGCTCACGATCATCGATGCCCTCGCGGCGAGCGGCATGGATCCGCGCGACTCCTCGCTCGCCGTCGCCGTGCTCGGAGCGGAGCCGTGGACCAACGAGATGCGTTCGACGATCGAGCAGGGCCTCGGTATCGATGCGTTGGACATCTACGGCCTCAGCGAGGTCATGGGCCCGGGCGTTGGCAGCGAGTGCATCGAGTCCAAAGACGGCCCGCACATCTGGGAGGACCAGTTCCGTCCAGAGGTCATCGACTCCGACACGGGTGTGCCGCTGGCCGACGGGCAGCAGGGGGAGCTGGTCTTCACCACGCTCCGCAAGCAGGCACTGCCGATCATTCGCTACCGCACCCACGACATCACCACGCTGTTGCCGGGCACCGCACGGCCGAACATGCGCCGGATCGAGAAGATCACGGGCCGCAACGACGACATGATCGTGCTGCGTGGCGTCAACCTGTTCCCGAGCCAGATCGAGGAGATCACGCTCGCGATCGACGGCCTCTCCCCGCACTTCGAGCTCGAGCTCACCCGCGTCGGGCGCCTGGACCGGATGACGGTGCACGTCGAACCCGCCCAGGCGCTCAGCGCTGCGGAGGGCGCGCGCGTCATCGCCGCGCTCGAGCGCGAGGTGAAGATCCGGGTCGGCACGACGGTCGAGGTTCATCTGGCTGCCCCCGGCAGCCTGGAGCGTTCCAGCGGCAAGCTCAAGCGCGTCTACGACAACCGGCAGTAG
- the paaZ gene encoding phenylacetic acid degradation bifunctional protein PaaZ: MTSSDTITPRLLPSYVGDTWWEPRTGTLARDASTGEPIALVGSDGLDIAAAVEHARTVGQASLGELTFHERALRLKALAIHLGEVKEELYALSDRTGATRRDSMVDIDGGIGVLYTYSSKGRRELPNAKLIVDGDPENLARDGSFGGQHVYTRLPGVAFQVNAFNFPVWGMLEKFAPAFLAGVPSIVKPATPTAYLTEATVRAMVDSGLLPAGSLQLICGSVRGFLDTLDVRDTVSFTGSASTARTLSEHPSVLGGGVTLGRETDSLNAAILGLDAESGTPEFDAYIASAVTEMTSKAGQKCTSIRRLIVPAERVDAVVEAVGARLAQRVTLGDPRAQGVTMGPLASVEQLGEVRRSVEQLIAGGGRIAVGSLDEPAVVHLDGTVAPAPEGAFFTPVLLRFDDSDAPAVHDIEAFGPVASVIGYTDTADAVRLANRGGGSLVATVASFDPETVMSLVSGIAPFHGRVLVLDRDDAKTSTGHGSPVPHLVHGGPGRAGGGEELGGIRAVKHFMRRTAIQGTPAVLSALTGRWRAGAPVQAGEEHPFRKSLARLRIGDAVVSAEREITLEDIGHFAEFTGDTFYAHTDEEAAAANPFFPGRVAHGYLLLAWAAGLFVDPAPGPVLANYGLENLRFLTPVSPGDSVRVTLTAKQITPRENEEYGEVRWDAVLVNQREEVVASYDVLTLVAKEG; this comes from the coding sequence ATGACATCCAGCGACACCATCACCCCGCGCCTCCTCCCCAGCTACGTCGGCGACACCTGGTGGGAGCCGCGCACGGGAACGCTCGCGCGGGACGCCTCGACCGGCGAGCCCATCGCCCTGGTCGGCAGCGACGGCCTAGACATCGCCGCCGCGGTGGAGCACGCCCGCACGGTCGGGCAGGCAAGCCTCGGCGAGCTCACCTTCCACGAGCGCGCTCTGCGGCTGAAGGCCCTCGCCATCCACCTCGGCGAGGTCAAGGAGGAGCTGTACGCACTGAGCGATCGCACCGGCGCGACCCGCCGGGACTCGATGGTCGACATCGACGGCGGAATCGGCGTGCTCTACACCTACTCGTCAAAGGGCCGGCGCGAACTGCCCAACGCGAAGCTCATCGTCGACGGCGACCCGGAGAACCTGGCCCGCGACGGGTCTTTCGGCGGCCAGCACGTCTACACCCGGCTGCCCGGCGTCGCCTTCCAGGTCAACGCCTTCAACTTTCCGGTCTGGGGCATGCTCGAGAAGTTCGCCCCCGCCTTCCTCGCCGGCGTGCCGAGCATCGTCAAGCCGGCGACGCCGACCGCCTACCTCACCGAGGCGACGGTGCGGGCGATGGTCGACTCCGGCCTGCTGCCCGCCGGGTCGCTGCAGCTGATCTGCGGATCGGTGCGCGGCTTCCTCGACACCCTCGATGTGCGCGATACCGTCAGTTTCACCGGCTCCGCCTCCACCGCGCGCACCCTCTCAGAGCACCCCAGCGTGCTGGGCGGCGGGGTCACGCTAGGCCGCGAGACCGACTCGCTGAACGCGGCCATCCTGGGTCTGGATGCCGAGAGCGGCACACCCGAGTTCGACGCGTACATCGCGAGCGCCGTCACCGAGATGACGTCGAAGGCGGGGCAGAAGTGCACCAGCATCCGACGCCTGATCGTGCCGGCTGAGCGTGTGGACGCCGTCGTCGAGGCTGTCGGCGCCCGCCTTGCCCAGCGCGTCACCCTCGGCGACCCGCGTGCGCAGGGCGTCACGATGGGCCCGCTGGCGAGCGTCGAACAGCTGGGCGAGGTGCGCCGCAGCGTCGAGCAGCTCATCGCCGGCGGCGGCCGCATCGCGGTCGGCAGCCTGGACGAGCCCGCCGTCGTGCACCTGGACGGCACCGTGGCCCCGGCCCCGGAGGGCGCCTTCTTCACCCCGGTGCTGCTGCGCTTCGACGATTCTGACGCGCCGGCGGTTCACGACATCGAAGCGTTCGGCCCCGTCGCATCGGTCATCGGCTACACGGACACGGCCGACGCGGTGCGGCTCGCAAACCGGGGAGGCGGCTCCCTCGTGGCCACCGTCGCGAGCTTCGACCCGGAGACGGTCATGTCGCTCGTCTCCGGCATCGCCCCCTTCCACGGCCGCGTGCTCGTGCTCGACCGCGACGACGCGAAGACCAGCACCGGGCACGGCTCCCCCGTTCCACACCTCGTGCACGGCGGGCCCGGCCGGGCCGGCGGCGGCGAGGAGCTCGGCGGCATCCGCGCCGTGAAGCACTTCATGCGCCGCACCGCCATCCAGGGCACGCCGGCCGTGCTCTCGGCGCTGACCGGCCGCTGGCGCGCGGGCGCGCCGGTGCAGGCCGGCGAGGAGCACCCGTTCCGCAAGTCGCTCGCCCGGCTGCGGATCGGCGACGCCGTCGTCTCGGCGGAGCGTGAGATCACCCTGGAGGACATCGGTCACTTCGCCGAGTTCACCGGCGACACCTTCTATGCGCACACCGACGAGGAGGCCGCAGCGGCCAACCCGTTCTTCCCCGGCCGTGTCGCCCACGGATACCTGCTTCTCGCCTGGGCTGCCGGCCTGTTCGTCGACCCTGCGCCGGGGCCCGTGCTGGCCAACTACGGCCTCGAGAACCTGCGCTTCCTCACGCCCGTTTCGCCCGGAGACAGCGTGCGGGTGACGTTGACCGCCAAGCAGATCACTCCGCGCGAGAACGAGGAGTACGGCGAGGTGCGCTGGGACGCGGTGCTGGTGAACCAGCGCGAGGAGGTCGTCGCCAGCTACGACGTGCTCACCCTCGTGGCCAAGGAGGGCTAG
- a CDS encoding 3-hydroxyacyl-CoA dehydrogenase family protein, producing MTETMTLPSGVPSIVGVAGGGRMGVGIAHAFLLAGASVVILERNSDSAAHASEVLRSAIANSIARQTTGETAHTLEARARVTTDAADLAAAGLVIEVVPEDVQMKVEVLTRVERELSADAWLATNTSSLSIGELASALARPERFCGLHFFNPVPASSLVEIVRGPATAPELIDAALGWVAAIGKTPITVQDSPGFASSRLGVVIALEAIRMLEDGVASAEDIDAAMVLGYKFPIGPLRLTDLVGLDVRLGIAEYLESQLGPRFEVPALLREKVAAGKLGRKSGEGFFSWGD from the coding sequence ATGACAGAGACCATGACCCTGCCCTCCGGCGTGCCCAGCATCGTGGGGGTCGCCGGCGGCGGCCGCATGGGTGTCGGCATCGCGCACGCCTTCCTGCTGGCCGGCGCCTCCGTCGTCATCCTCGAGCGCAACTCCGACTCCGCCGCGCATGCATCGGAGGTCCTGCGCTCCGCGATCGCGAACAGCATCGCGCGCCAGACCACAGGCGAGACGGCACACACCCTCGAGGCCAGGGCCAGGGTGACGACGGATGCCGCAGACCTGGCAGCAGCCGGCCTCGTGATCGAGGTCGTTCCCGAGGACGTGCAGATGAAGGTCGAGGTGCTCACCCGGGTGGAGCGCGAGCTCTCCGCAGACGCCTGGCTCGCCACGAACACGTCCTCGCTCTCGATCGGGGAGCTGGCCAGCGCCCTGGCCCGACCGGAGCGCTTCTGCGGGCTGCACTTCTTCAACCCCGTTCCCGCGTCGAGCCTGGTGGAGATCGTGCGTGGCCCGGCCACTGCACCCGAGCTGATCGACGCGGCACTCGGCTGGGTTGCGGCGATCGGCAAGACACCGATCACCGTGCAGGACTCCCCCGGATTCGCCAGCTCCCGCCTCGGCGTCGTCATCGCGCTCGAGGCGATCCGCATGCTCGAGGACGGGGTCGCCTCTGCCGAGGACATCGATGCAGCCATGGTGCTGGGCTACAAGTTCCCGATCGGCCCGCTGCGCCTGACCGACCTGGTCGGGCTCGACGTGCGCCTCGGGATCGCCGAGTACCTGGAGAGCCAGCTCGGCCCCCGCTTTGAAGTGCCCGCCCTGCTGCGCGAGAAGGTCGCGGCGGGCAAGCTCGGCCGCAAGAGCGGGGAAGGCTTCTTCAGCTGGGGCGACTGA